The following proteins are co-located in the Phyllostomus discolor isolate MPI-MPIP mPhyDis1 chromosome 1, mPhyDis1.pri.v3, whole genome shotgun sequence genome:
- the CABS1 gene encoding calcium-binding and spermatid-specific protein 1, which translates to MVPLCLMAEDGLPKIYSQPPTESSKTTPEATIPFETDNTIPRSETTISSEGDHIISISDYMLESDFSTTTGNKLSSPKERLNSEGNVESHIKSSTHLEKEVTTLTGAPLSTANDSITENFIAVKISDFSSPVTSVSLIDFPTNMSKEDIFLDATEPGDKGVSITSEVSGSLKKSTAEVTDTSVLSVKKGGLDLNNYSSSVKPDVTTDEAIHITDSSIPKTEGSLTAEKNFTTITDIAALTEEKITEVDLLLPEDDPNAVSKLTDADEEKLITVFELTTIKRDEDNAEDILLTGEESMDGLNVWMEKDIANEAENHPVLLTAVESRYDFVIPKSVDMNLMEDSSPMTKEDLPENSKMEFVAKATEAFSKTTPDLDTPSQN; encoded by the coding sequence ATGGTGCCGCTTTGTCTCATGGCTGAAGATGGTTTGCCAAAAATTTATTCTCAACCTCCAACGGAAAGCAGTAAAACAACACCTGAAGCAACCATTCCCTTTGAGACTGACAACACTATTCCTCGATCAGAAACAACTATTTCTTCAGAAGGAGACCACATTATTTCCATAAGTGACTACATGCTAGAAAGTGATTTTTCAACAACTACGGGCAACAAGCTTTCCTCTCCAAAGGAAAGACTAAATTCAGAAGGTAATGTGGAATCCCACATTAAGTCATCAACCCATCTGGAAAAAGAAGTTACCACTCTGACAGGTGCCCCACTCTCCACGGCTAATGACTCTATTACTGAAAATTTCATTGCAGTGAAAATCAGTGATTTCTCATCTCCAGTCACTTCTGTTTCTTTAATAGATTTTCCTACTAACATGTCAAAAGAAGATATTTTCTTGGATGCAACTGAGCCAGGAGATAAAGGTGTGTCAATAACTTCTGAAGTCTCTGGCTCACTAAAGAAAAGCACCGCTGAAGTTACTGACACCTCTGTCCTTTCAGTTAAGAAGGGTGGACTTGACCTTAATAATTATAGCTCCTCAGTTAAACCTGACGTCACTACTGATGAGGCTATCCACATCACTGACTCCTCTATTCCTAAGACTGAAGGTTCTCTCACTGCTGAAAAAAACTTCACAACTATTACAGACATAGCTGCccttacagaagagaaaataactgAGGTTGACTTACTTCTTCCAGAAGATGACCCCAATGCTGTGTCTAAACTAACTGATGCAGATGAGGAAAAGCTCATCACTGTGTTTGAACTTACTACCATCAAAAGAGATGAAGATAATGCAGAAGATATTCTGCTAACTGGTGAGGAGTCTATGGATGGACTCAACGTTTGGATGGAGAAAGATATTGCCAATGAAGCAGAGAACCATcctgttttgctcactgctgttGAATCCAGGTATGACTTTGTTATTCCTAAATCAGTAGATATGAACCTCATGGAAGATTCATCTCCTATGACAAAAGAAGATTTGCCTGAAAACAGTAAAATGGAATTTGTAGCTAAGGCTACTGAGGCATTCTCCAAAACTACCCCTGATTTAGATACCCCAAGCCAAAATTAA